The Anopheles merus strain MAF chromosome 2L, AmerM5.1, whole genome shotgun sequence genome has a segment encoding these proteins:
- the LOC121592795 gene encoding vitamin K-dependent gamma-carboxylase: protein MAVSEEPTHDCSDETSNNKPVNTTEQDVTPSPTALSRVNSFLRNTTGHDVRCFASFDAFVQRCMYRPVDGAALAVARALFGLAMLIDIPEERGGGDLDLRWGEPRDCRFPLIHSMEPLSLPRMGIIYGLMWTGAAGIMLGYRFRLSAALFTATYWYVFLLDKSAWNNHSYLYGLLGTIFLFTDAPRCWSIDAWQDPPPDQTVPFWNYFILKFQFFVLYFVAGLKKLCREWLSGYAMTNLSYHWVFFPFRAVLGAKLTDLLIVHWFGCLFDTTVVFFLIYGSTRRLATLFASAFHLMNSRLFYIGMFPWVCLSQLPLYYSFSWPRKLLPSGVSKTVLNNEHIQEGDDCSQEVKEKNKRSRNRRRRKWSMCAMLAYCLLQLFLPYSHFLTQGYNNWTNGLYGYSWDMMVHAWDTIMIGIRVVDRENPDRVHYVEPFAFTDNDRWTKHADMAVQFARCIERNIHREAPAAHRPNVSIYFDIWCSMNGRFQQRIFDPNVDILKAAWSPVEPVQWVLPLLHQFNGLRDTLIRRKTDEVLGWSNHSDVLFIADFPGLTLRNFVGEDLYNVSLTVLQGTVRYEASPDEDGTKSASVILQTGQSTSLPAGIFHAVETIGPEPSCYMYTYVNRTKELEATRNGEEVKQQPAMLPLGEEFLHRWENFVRFGQHVGNSLLYELYGVPMPRRLKELVADD from the exons ATGGCCGTCTCCGAAGAACCGACACACGATTGCTCCGATGAAACATCCAACAACAAACCGGTCAACACCACCGAGCAGGATGTAACTCCATCTCCTACTGCCTTGTCCAGGGTAAATTCGTTCCTACGCAACACCACCGGCCACGATGTGCGTTGCTTTGCCTCCTTCGATGCGTTTGTTCAGCGATGTATGTACCGGCCCGTCGATGGAGCGGCACTCGCCGTGGCTAGGGCACTGTTTGGATTGGCCATGCTCATCGACATACCGGAGGAGCGGGGTGGTGGTGATTTGGATCTACGCTGGGGTGAACCGCGGGACTGTCGGTTTCCGCTGATCCATTCGATGGAACCACTGTCCCTGCCGCGGATGGGCATCATTTACGGGCTGATGTGGACAGGTGCGGCAGGGATAATGCTCGGTTATCGGTTTCGCCTATCGGCTGCACTGTTCACCGCAACGTATTGGTACGTGTTTCTGCTGGATAAAAGTGCCTGGAACAATCACAGCTATCTGTACGGGTTGCTCGGCACCATCTTCCTGTTTACCGATGCTCCCCGATGTTG GTCAATTGATGCGTGGCAAGATCCTCCCCCGGATCAGACGGTTCCCTTTTGGAACTACTTCATACTAAAGTTTCAGTTCTTCGTGCTGTACTTTGTGGCCGGGTTGAAAAAGCTTTGCCGCGAGTGGCTGTCTGGATATGCGATGACAAACCTGAGCTATCACTGGGTGTTCTTCCCGTTCCGTGCCGTGCTCGGAGCGAAGCTTACCGATTTACTGATTGTCCACTGGTTTGGATGCCTATTCGATACGACGGTGGTGTTTTTCCTTATTTACGGTTCAACGCGCCGACTGGCCACACTCTTCGCCAGTGCATTTCATCTGATGAACTCGCGACTCTTCTACATCGGGATGTTCCCGTGGGTCTGTCTTTCCCAGCTTCCACTGTACTACAGTTTCAGCTGGCCACGGAAGCTCTTGCCCAGCGGCGTTTCAAAGACAGTtttaaacaatgaacatatccaaGAAGGCGATGACTGTTCGCAAGAagtgaaagagaaaaacaaaagatcACGCAACCGTCGCCGTCGCAAGTGGTCCATGTGTGCCATGCTGGCGTACTGTTTACTACAGCTCTTCCTTCCCTATTCGCATTTTCTCACCCAAGGATACAACAACTGGACGAACGGCTTGTACGGCTACTCCTGGGACATGATGGTACACGCCTGGGACACAATTATGATCGGGATTCGGGTGGTGGACCGGGAGAATCCCGACCGGGTGCACTATGTTGAACCGTTCGCTTTCACTGACAACGATCGGTGGACCAAGCATGCCGACATGGCTGTTCAGTTTGCACGTTGCATAGAGCGAAACATTCACCGAGAGGCCCCAGCAGCACACCGGCCTAATGTGTCCATCTACTTCGATATCTGGTGCAGTATGAATGGCCGGTTTCAGCAACGTATTTTCGACCCCAATGTGGACATTCTAAAAGCTGCCTGGTCACCGGTTGAACCAGTTCAATGGGTACTTCCGCTGCTGCATCAGTTCAATGGCTTGCGTGATACGTTGATTCGCCGCAAAACGGATGAAGTTCTTGGCTGGAGTAACCATTCGGACGTACTGTTTATTGCGGACTTTCCGGGATTAACGCTACGCAACTTCGTCGGAGAAGATCTGTATAACGTTTCGCTTACCGTGTTGCAGGGAACTGTACGCTATGAAGCGTCCCCTGATGAGGATGGAACAAAAAGTGCTTCAGTCATACTGCAAACCGGACAAAGCACATCCCTTCCGGCCGGCATCTTTCATGCAGTTGAAACGATTGGACCCGAACCATCGTGCTACATGTACACGTACGTGAACCGTACCAAGGAACTAGAAGCTACCAGGAACGGGGAGGAAGTGAAACAGCAACCTGCCATGCTTCCGCTTGGGGAGGAGTTTCTACATCGTTGGGAAAACTTTGTACGATTTGGGCAGCATGTCGGCAACTCGTTGCTTTACGAGCTGTACGGTGTTCCGATGCCCAGACGCCTAAAAGAGCTCGTCGCGGATGATTGA
- the LOC121592796 gene encoding uncharacterized protein LOC121592796 — MSFWVTLVLAAIVSGRGVRAISYRKDTGFATDGKDQFVFREPGVTAVAREPSLVDHGQFTPMYTPHYSADSPVKRAGRIRFVDDSDASPSTTTVNGAVSGSNFFGKGSVADVSPAGSPFGQREGDQFYTVGASIQFAGGNAGGDTITPPPPAGSQQKPKRKKNKYKYVANDKIYNTEGGFEQPGQYGAYSTYTGTPPQRFSAPLQGNYLTVNGARPQQQQGVQGQYDGSSMLNYPELQKQQYPFSIAPQSGAYNPYSSYNPYQYPSESPYPYASESPYATNPYQQQPQGYYPPQQSLPISSGLAQPPNAQSILGVLQSIFNFAPGTFGSFGAATTPQRPGGAFASPGAGFGGVGGGVGGQLRQALDNISENDELQCVPKLICMMSRSSTGQGFSSYVNRGLLSTILTAVPDSSPWLKFSRAALLGYGIGANSCDAYYPKCPKDEMQILYYLNNHRGGFFRFFSNGEQPQQQQQQQYQQQQFG, encoded by the exons ATGAGCTTTTGGGTGACATTGGTGCTGGCGGCGATCGTGTCCGGGCGGGGCGTGCGTGCCATCAGCTACCGGAAGGATACGGG ATTTGCCACGGATGGGAAGGATCAGTTCGTGTTCCGGGAGCCGGGTGTGACGGCAGTGGCAAGAGAACCTTCTCTCGTGGATCATGGACAGTTTACACCGATGTACACCCCTCACTACAGTGCCGATTCGCCGGTGAAGCGAGCCGGAAGGATCCGTTTCGTGGACGATTCCGATGCGTCACCGTCCACCACCACGGTGAATGGAGCTGTTAGTGGGAGCAATTTCTTCGGCAAAGGATCCGTCGCCGACGTCTCACCGGCTGGATCGCCGTTCGGGCAGCGTGAAGGTGACCAATTTTACACCGTCGGTGCATCGATACAGTTTGCCGGAGGAAATGCGGGAGGAGACACGATCactccaccaccgccagcaggCAGTCAGCAGaaaccgaaaaggaaaaagaacaAGTACAAGTACGTGGCAAACGATAAGATCTACAATACGGAAGGTGGATTTGAGCAGCCTGGGCAGTATGGGGCGTATTCGACCTACACCGGAACGCCGCCGCAACGATTTTCGGCCCCACTGCAGGGCAACTATTTGACGGTGAATGGAGCCCgtccgcagcagcaacaaggtGTACAAGGGCAGTACGACGGTAGTTCAATGCTGAACTATCCCGAGCTGCAGAAGCAACAGTATCCGTTCAGCATTGCCCCACAGAGCGGTGCTTACAATCCGTACAGTTCGTACAATCCGTACCAGTATCCTTCGGAGTCGCCGTACCCGTACGCTTCAGAGTCACCGTACGCTACCAATCCGTACCAACAGCAACCGCAAGGATACTATCCACCGCAACAGTCACTGCCTATTTCCAGCGGTCTAGCGCAACCGCCAAACGCGCAGAGCATCCTGGGGGTGCTTCAGAGCATCTTCAACTTTGCCCCCGGCACGTTCGGATCGTTCGGAGCGGCAACGACGCCGCAACGTCCGGGTGGTGCTTTCGCCAGCCCTGGAGCCGGCTTTGGTGGCGTTGGCGGTGGTGTGGGTGGTCAGCTGCGCCAAGCGTTGGATAACATTTCCGAAAACGACGAGCTGCAGTGCGTGCCGAAGCTGATCTGCATGATGTCGCGCAGCTCGACCGGCCAGGGCTTTAGCAGCTACGTTAACCGGGGTCTACTGTCGAC CATCCTCACCGCCGTGCCGGACAGCTCACCGTGGCTCAAGTTTTCCCGGGCCGCCCTGCTAGGGTACGGCATTGGGGCGAACAGCTGCGACGCGTACTATCCCAAGTGTCCGAAGGATGAGATGCAGATCCTGTACTACCTGAACAACCATCGGGGTGGGTTTTTCCGCTTCTTCAGCAATGGTGagcaaccgcagcagcagcagcagcaacagtatcagcagcagcagttcgggTAG
- the LOC121592333 gene encoding myosin regulatory light polypeptide 9-like — MASIRPNRSTGQTKKPTNKPGSAKKRPTSNVFSVLEQHQVAELRELFNLLDANHAGVVGREELRDMLTVWYERAPTEQLLDELMAEARGLPLNFTLFLTLFAQKLRDTDPPEVLQNAFRCFDSNGDGTVDAEELRLWLTTKGDQRLTDEQVDEIFRRMVPENGRVKYDALANLLHDC, encoded by the coding sequence ATGGCTTCCATACGACCGAATCGGTCCACCGGGCAGACCAAGAAACCCACCAACAAACCGGGCAGCGCGAAGAAGCGCCCCACATCGAACGTGTTCAGCGTGCTGGAGCAGCACCAGGTGGCGGAGTTGCGCGAGCTGTTCAACCTGCTCGACGCGAACCACGCGGGAGTAGTTGGCCGGGAGGAGCTGCGCGACATGCTGACCGTGTGGTACGAGCGGGCCCCGACGGAGCagctgctggacgagctgaTGGCCGAGGCACGAGGTTTGCCGCTCAACTTTACCCTCTTCCTGACGCTGTTTGCGCAGAAGCTGCGCGATACCGATCCGCCGGAAGTGCTCCAGAACGCGTTCCGCTGCTTCGACAGCAACGGGGACGGGACGGTCGATGCGGAGGAGCTGCGCCTGTGGCTCACGACGAAGGGCGATCAGCGGCTGACGGACGAGCAGGTGGACGAAATCTTCCGCCGGATGGTGCCCGAGAATGGGCGGGTGAAGTATGACGCGTTGGCGAACCTCCTTCACGACTGCTAG